The Bacillus sp. SM2101 genome includes the window TGTAATATTTAAAAATTTTGAATGTTTATGGAAAAATAGTATATTTTATTTTATACTGAAAATTAGTAAGTATTGGGAGGAGATTATAAGTGGAGAAAGCTACTCAAGAAAATATACAGAATATTATTAATCAAACTAGAGTAGTTCACAATGAATTCAATGAGTTAATAAAACCATACAGGTTAGATTTATGGAAATATTGTAAATATATAACGGGTTCACCATGGGACGGCGAAGATTTATTTCAAGAAACATTGCTAAAGGCTTTTACTTCTTTAACTCAACTTTGGAACACGGTTAACCTCAAATCCTATTTATTTAGAATTGCAACAAATACTTGGATAGACTTTAAGAGGAAAAAAACTGTTGAACAAGAAGACTTAGATATAAGTCAAAATCAGTATTTTGACGAGAAAGAATTACCTAAATTCAAAGTTAGAGAGTCTTTGGAAATTTTGTTAATCTACCTTTCACCTAAACAGGCATCAATCTTTCTATTAATGGATGTATTTAACTTTAGGGCATCTGATGTTGCATGTATGACAAATATTTCTGAAAATAGTGTTTATACTTCACTACATAGATCAAGAAAGAAGTTAAAAGAAGAAATAGATACGATTCCCATTTACAAACAAAATTCAACCCAAGTTAAAAATATTAACCCGATTATTGATGAGTATTTAAAGGCTTTTAACAGTGGTAATGTAGAAAAAATATTAAGTTTAATGAGTGATCAAATCTTGAATGATGCTTCCCCAGGTTTTAAAGAGCAAGGCAAAGATGAAGCAAAAAATGGTTCTTTAAAATTTGGTCTACCTGGTCATTTAGGAAAAAGAATTTTTTTATGGGGAAAAGAAGTTAATATTGTTCTAGCTGAAACTAAATTTGGTTATAAACTCCATGATATAAATTACCAAATATTATCTGATGATAAAATAGTGGTACATAAAAGTTACTTTTTCTGTAGGGAATTATTAACAGAAGCGAGTAAAGTACTGGATATACCCATACAATTAAATAAACCTCCGTTAAATTGGGAGGAAAATTAGAGGGTGCATACTTTTATGCACCCTTATTATTCTATCAAACTTTCTAATTTCATTACAATATTCTTAATTTCTGATGAATTTATTTGATTTAGTTCATTATTTATATAAGTAAGAATTTCCTGCGAGGCAATTTGTCCTATTTCAATATTATATGCTTCAAATAAATAGCGTTGAAATCTATGGACTAACTCTATTGATTCCTCATTTGTTAAATTTAGACCCAATAGAACCACTCCTTTTTTAACTTATGATTATTTCTAATGAATTCTTCACGTGTTTTGGATTAATTCTTACTATAGCATTTTTTCTTATACAATCTACAAAGTGGTCAATAATTCCAGAATTCATCTTTCCATCACTACGAAGAATAGGCTCTATATATTCTTCATTTAATTTACCATTAAACTCTTCTATTTTAACTATCTGTAGTTCTTCCCCAAATATAATGATTCCTTCAGTGCCGTATAGAACAGTTCGATGATCTTGTAATGGATTATTCCAACTTACATTAATGGATCCGACAACACCAGATTTAGTTCGCAACGAAATAGAGGCTCGATCATCAATTACGCCATTTTTGGCAACAAACCAACTTTTAAATGGTTCATCTAGCAACCATTGGATTAGATCAAGCTTATGA containing:
- a CDS encoding RNA polymerase sigma factor, whose protein sequence is MEKATQENIQNIINQTRVVHNEFNELIKPYRLDLWKYCKYITGSPWDGEDLFQETLLKAFTSLTQLWNTVNLKSYLFRIATNTWIDFKRKKTVEQEDLDISQNQYFDEKELPKFKVRESLEILLIYLSPKQASIFLLMDVFNFRASDVACMTNISENSVYTSLHRSRKKLKEEIDTIPIYKQNSTQVKNINPIIDEYLKAFNSGNVEKILSLMSDQILNDASPGFKEQGKDEAKNGSLKFGLPGHLGKRIFLWGKEVNIVLAETKFGYKLHDINYQILSDDKIVVHKSYFFCRELLTEASKVLDIPIQLNKPPLNWEEN
- a CDS encoding DUF2164 family protein, with the translated sequence MGLNLTNEESIELVHRFQRYLFEAYNIEIGQIASQEILTYINNELNQINSSEIKNIVMKLESLIE